The Burkholderiales bacterium nucleotide sequence AATATCTCGACGCCATAGCACCGAGTAACTTTCTCGCCACCAATCCGGAAGCTTTGCAGCTTGCGCTCGAAACGGGGGGGCAAAGTCTAGCGCGCGGCCTGGAGAATCTCGCGCGCGACGTGGAGCGCGGCCGCATTTCGATGTCGGACGAAAGCAGCTTCGAGGTTGGAAAAAACCTCGCGGTCACAGCGGGCGCGGTGGTGTTCGAAAACGACTACCTGCAGCTCATTCAATATGCGCCGCTGACCGAAACGGTTTACAGGCGCCCGCTCCTGATCGTGCCGCCGGTCATCAACAAATACTACATTCTCGATCTGCAACCGGAGAATTCGTTCGTGCGCTTCGCGCTGCAACAGGGCCACACCGTATTCATGATTTCGTGGCGCAACGTCGGCGGCGAACTGGGCGGCGCGACTTGGGATGACTATGTCGAAAGTGGCGTCGAAAAAGCGATGCGTGTCGTGCGCGACATCGTGCGCGCGGACAAAATCAACGCGCTCGGCTTCTGCATCGGCGGCACCCTGCTAGCGACCACGCTCGCGGTGCAACGCGTCCGCAAACGCAATCCGGTGGCGAGTCTGACTTTGCTCGCGACCATGCTCGATTTCGCCGACCCCGGCAAAATCAGTGCTTATATGGACGACGCCTACCTTAGTGAATGCGAAACCCGGTACGCCGGCGGCGAGATCATGCACGGGGCGGAGCTTGCCGAGGCTTTCGCCAACCTGCGCGCGAACGAGCTGGTATGGTCGTACGTCGTCAACAATTATCTGAAAGGACAAACGCCGCGCGCTTTCGATTTCCTGTACTGGAATGCCGACACCGTCAATCTCCCCGGCGCGCTTTACGCTTTTCTGGTCAAGAAGCTGTATCACGAGAATCGACTGAAAGCGCCTGGACAACTATCGGTTTGCGGCGCCGGCGTCGATCTCGGTCGGGTCGACATGGCCACTTATCTGTTGGCGTCGCGGGAAGATCACATCGTGCCCTGGCAGACGGCCTACGCGAGCACGCGCTTGCTGCGCGGGCAGCTTGAATTCGTGCTTGCCGCCAGCGGCCACATCGCCGGCGTCATTAATCCTCCCGAGAAAGGCCGCCGGAATTACTGGATTAATCCCGATCATCCGCTCGATGGCGCAGAATGGTTGTCCGGCGCGGCCTCCGTCGCCGGCAGTTGGTGGACGCACTGGAGCGCCTGGATCGCCCGCCACGCCGGCAAAAAAATCAAGGCGCGCGGCGCGCTCGGCAATACAATATATGAGCCGATCGAAGCGGCGCCGGGACGCTACGTAAAGGCTTCGTCCTGATCAGGGGTTGTATTCGATAAACAAACAAAGAAGGAGTGGGACATGGCAAAAAGAATCGCGGTGGTAACAGGCGGCATGGGCGGTCTCGGTGAATCCATTTGCATCAAGATGTCCGAGGAGGGATACCAGGTGGTGGCAACCTACTCTTCGAACAACCAGAAGGCCAACGACTGGCTGGGCGCGATGAAGGAACGCGGGTACAACTTTTACTCTTCGCAGGTCGATGTTGGCGATTTCGATTCGTGCAACAATCTGGTCCGGCAGATCGAAGCCGATGTCGGGCCGATCGACATTCTGGTCAACAACGCAGGCATCACGCGCGACGTGACGTTCAAGAAAATGAGCAAGGTCGATTGGGATTCGGTCATGAGCACGAATCTCGACAGCATCTTCAATATGACCAAACCGGTCGTCGATGGCATGGTCGAGCGCGGCTGGGGCCGCATCATCAATGTGTCGTCGGTCAACGGCCAGAAAGGCGCGTTCGGCCAGACCAATTACGCGGCGGCCAAAGCCGGCATGCACGGCTTCACGAAAGCGCTGGCGCTCGAAGTCGCCCGCAAAGGCGTAACCGTGAATACGATTTCGCCAGGCTACATCGGCACCAAGATGGTCACGGCGATTCCTAAGGAGATCCTGGACACCAAGATCATTCCGCAAATTCCCGTTGGACGGCTCGGCAAGCCGGAAGAAATCGCCGGCCTCATCATTTACCTGGCGTCGGACGAAGCGGCGTTCATCACCGGCGCGAACATTTCTATCAATGGCGGTCAGCATATGTTTTAGGCCCTGAATATTTTCCTCGTTGACCATCCGCTGTCGGCGCAGGGCGGGTGGGGCGAGGCGATGGACAGCGGCCAGACCGGGCGGGTAAAGACGGGACAATTGTGCGGACCGATTGCGTATAATCCGCGCTTGATTTTCAGCGCGCCGACAGGAAATGCCTCATGAACGAATCCATCAGAGTCATCAAGAAATACCCGAACAGGCGCTTGTACGACACGACCGCGAGCACCTACATCACTCTGGCGGACGTCAAGGTGCTGGTGCTCGAACACATCTTTTTTCATATCATCGATGCCAAGACCAACGAGGATCTGACGCGCGCCATTCTGCTGCAAATCATCCTCGAGGAAGAAAGCGGCGGCTTACCGTTGTTCTCGAGCGACATGCTGTCGCAGATCATCCGCTTTTACGGCCACGCGATGCAGGGCATGATGGGCAACTATCTGGAGAAAAATATCCAGACCTTTATCGATATGCAACAGCGTCTCAAAGAGCAGTCGCGCACCCTGTATGGCGATAACCCGGTCAGCGCCGATGCCTGGTCGCAGTTCGTGAAAATGCAGGGACCGACGATCCAGGGCCTGATGGGAAGCTATCTCGAGCAAAGCGCCAATATGTTTCTCGAGATGCAGCAGCAATTGCAAAAGCAGACGCGCAGCCTGTTCGGTACTTTCCCGTTCCCGAATTTCACACCCGGCAATGCGTCAAACGGCGCGCCCGATAACCCGCAACACGATCCGGACAGCGCGCCTGAAATCGAGGCCGCGCGTCCCGATGATTCTGAAAAAGGCAAACCGCGCGGAAAAAAACCCAGCCGCTAGCAGGCTGTTTGAAGAATTTGCGTTACTTCCGCCGTAACCAAAAAAACAGTTTCTTCTCGTCGCTCGGTAACAACCTTTTCATCATCCGTTTTGAATTCACAGTAAATGCGCGATCTTCCCGGTAAAGTCGGTTTCGTCTCGCTCGGTTGCCCGAAGGCGCTGGTCGATTCCGAACAAATACTGACTCGCCTGCGGGCCGAAGGCTACCGGATCGCAGCGGATTACGAAAGCGCCGATCTGGTTGTCGTCAACACCTGCGGCTTCATCGAATCGGCGGTCGACGAATCGCTGGCTGCGATCGGCGAAGCGCTGGCCAAAAACGGCAAGGTCATCGTGACCGGATGCCTCGGCGCCAAAGCCGAAACGATTCGGGAAGCGCATCCGGACGTACTCGCGGTGACCGGTCCGCATGCGACTGCCGAAGTCATGCGGGCCGTGCACACGCACCTGCAAAAGCCGCACGATCCGTTTATGGATCTGGTGCCGCCGCAAGGAATACGCCTGACTCCCACGCATTACGCGTATCTGAAAATCTCCGAAGGCTGCAATCACCGCTGTACGTTCTGCATCATCCCGTCGCTGCGCGGCGATCTGGTCAGCCGGCCGATCCATGATGTCATGCTCGAAGCGGAGAACCTCGTGCGGGCCGGCGTCAAGGAATTGCTGATCATTTCGCAGGACACCAGCGCCTATGGCGTCGATGTCGGATATCGCACCGGATTCTGGCGCGGCCGTCCGCTGAAAACGCGCATGACCGAATTGATGCGGGCGTTGAGTGAATTCGGCGTGTGGATTCGTCTGCACTACGTCTACCCATATCCGCACGTCGATGAAGTGATACCGCTGATGGCCGAGGGCAAACTGCTGCCTTATCTCGACGTGCCCCTGCAACACGCAAGCCCGCGCATCCTGAAAGCGATGAAGCGGCCGGCGTCGTCGGAAAACAATCTCGCGCGGATTCGTAACTGGCGCACGATCTGCCCGGAGATCGCCATACGCAGCACGTTCATCGTCGGTTTCCCCGGCGAAACCGAAGCTGAATTTGACGAACTTCTCGAATTCCTCGAGGCGGCGCAGCTCGATCGCGTCGGCTGTTTCACTTACTCGCCGGTCGACGGCGCGCGCGCGAATGCGCTGCCCGATCACGTCGCGGAAGATGTCAAGGAAGCGCGGCGCGCAAAGCTGATGGTATTGCAAGAAAAAATCAGCGCAGCGCGCATGCAGCAAAAAATCGGAAAGACGATGACCGTACTGATAGAGAGCGTAGAAGGCGGCGCGGCAACTGCGCGCAGTGCGGCCGATGCGCCGGAAATAGACGGCAATGTCTACATCGGCAACGCGCGCGGCTTGAAGGCTGGCGATTTCGCCGTCGTAACAATTACGCGCGCCGACGTGCACGATCTATGGGGCAAAACGGTGAGCTCGGGGCCCGAAGTGAAAAAAACGAAAGAACAACGCGCCGAAGTGCAACACGCGA carries:
- the phaR gene encoding polyhydroxyalkanoate synthesis repressor PhaR codes for the protein MNESIRVIKKYPNRRLYDTTASTYITLADVKVLVLEHIFFHIIDAKTNEDLTRAILLQIILEEESGGLPLFSSDMLSQIIRFYGHAMQGMMGNYLEKNIQTFIDMQQRLKEQSRTLYGDNPVSADAWSQFVKMQGPTIQGLMGSYLEQSANMFLEMQQQLQKQTRSLFGTFPFPNFTPGNASNGAPDNPQHDPDSAPEIEAARPDDSEKGKPRGKKPSR
- the rimO gene encoding 30S ribosomal protein S12 methylthiotransferase RimO translates to MRDLPGKVGFVSLGCPKALVDSEQILTRLRAEGYRIAADYESADLVVVNTCGFIESAVDESLAAIGEALAKNGKVIVTGCLGAKAETIREAHPDVLAVTGPHATAEVMRAVHTHLQKPHDPFMDLVPPQGIRLTPTHYAYLKISEGCNHRCTFCIIPSLRGDLVSRPIHDVMLEAENLVRAGVKELLIISQDTSAYGVDVGYRTGFWRGRPLKTRMTELMRALSEFGVWIRLHYVYPYPHVDEVIPLMAEGKLLPYLDVPLQHASPRILKAMKRPASSENNLARIRNWRTICPEIAIRSTFIVGFPGETEAEFDELLEFLEAAQLDRVGCFTYSPVDGARANALPDHVAEDVKEARRAKLMVLQEKISAARMQQKIGKTMTVLIESVEGGAATARSAADAPEIDGNVYIGNARGLKAGDFAVVTITRADVHDLWGKTVSSGPEVKKTKEQRAEVQHAKAQRADAALKT
- the phaC gene encoding class I poly(R)-hydroxyalkanoic acid synthase, which encodes MSAEKKLAWFEAFSAVNQQFIDHTVRRVRAAGVDRIPEILRELTAAYSRKPERWAEIQHRYQRSQWQLWSDFSRASVDGKPSAIVAPQVDDKRFRDPAWNALPFFDYMKQSYLLTANGLHDLIESAELDPVRKNQLAFHAQQYLDAIAPSNFLATNPEALQLALETGGQSLARGLENLARDVERGRISMSDESSFEVGKNLAVTAGAVVFENDYLQLIQYAPLTETVYRRPLLIVPPVINKYYILDLQPENSFVRFALQQGHTVFMISWRNVGGELGGATWDDYVESGVEKAMRVVRDIVRADKINALGFCIGGTLLATTLAVQRVRKRNPVASLTLLATMLDFADPGKISAYMDDAYLSECETRYAGGEIMHGAELAEAFANLRANELVWSYVVNNYLKGQTPRAFDFLYWNADTVNLPGALYAFLVKKLYHENRLKAPGQLSVCGAGVDLGRVDMATYLLASREDHIVPWQTAYASTRLLRGQLEFVLAASGHIAGVINPPEKGRRNYWINPDHPLDGAEWLSGAASVAGSWWTHWSAWIARHAGKKIKARGALGNTIYEPIEAAPGRYVKASS
- the phbB gene encoding acetoacetyl-CoA reductase, whose translation is MAKRIAVVTGGMGGLGESICIKMSEEGYQVVATYSSNNQKANDWLGAMKERGYNFYSSQVDVGDFDSCNNLVRQIEADVGPIDILVNNAGITRDVTFKKMSKVDWDSVMSTNLDSIFNMTKPVVDGMVERGWGRIINVSSVNGQKGAFGQTNYAAAKAGMHGFTKALALEVARKGVTVNTISPGYIGTKMVTAIPKEILDTKIIPQIPVGRLGKPEEIAGLIIYLASDEAAFITGANISINGGQHMF